The following proteins come from a genomic window of Nocardioides albertanoniae:
- a CDS encoding MerR family transcriptional regulator translates to MEDIVFDHEQKPGHGADDAHRAAEQADEQGLLFTDDVSPLPSDTGYRGPTACNAAGISYRQLDYWARTGLVEPSVRGATGSGTQRLYSFRDILILKVIKRLLDAGISLQQIRAAVHHLRERGTDDLTRVTLMSDGASVYECTSNDEVIDLLQGGQGVFGIAIGGVWREIEGTLSALPSERTDEDGEQVASMSDELAARRAARNAG, encoded by the coding sequence ATGGAGGACATCGTGTTCGACCACGAGCAGAAGCCCGGCCACGGCGCCGACGACGCGCATCGCGCGGCGGAGCAGGCCGACGAGCAGGGCCTTCTCTTCACCGACGATGTCTCGCCCCTGCCGAGCGACACCGGCTATCGCGGCCCGACGGCCTGCAACGCAGCCGGCATCAGCTACCGCCAGCTCGACTACTGGGCCCGCACCGGCCTGGTCGAGCCGAGCGTGCGCGGCGCGACCGGCTCCGGCACCCAGCGGCTCTACTCATTCCGCGACATCTTGATCCTCAAGGTCATCAAGCGTCTCCTCGACGCCGGGATCTCGCTGCAGCAGATCCGTGCGGCCGTCCATCACCTGCGTGAGCGCGGCACCGACGACCTCACCCGCGTCACCCTGATGAGCGACGGTGCCTCGGTCTACGAGTGCACCAGCAACGACGAGGTGATCGATCTCCTCCAGGGTGGGCAGGGAGTCTTCGGCATCGCCATCGGCGGAGTGTGGCGCGAGATCGAGGGCACCCTCTCCGCGCTGCCGAGCGAGCGTACGGACGAAGACGGCGAGCAGGTCGCGAGCATGTCCGACGAGCTGGCCGCCAGGCGAGCCGCCCGCAACGCGGGCTGA
- a CDS encoding bifunctional nuclease family protein, producing the protein MREVDVLGVRVEMPSNQPIVLLREVAGERYLPIWIGAVEATAIAFAQQGVVPPRPLTHDLLKDVVEATGNELSEVQITTVEDRVFFANLVFASGIEVSARPSDSIALALRTGTKIVVSDEVLDEAGLSVPAEQEDEIEKFREFLDEITPEDFESH; encoded by the coding sequence ATGCGCGAGGTCGATGTGCTCGGAGTCCGGGTGGAGATGCCCTCCAATCAGCCGATCGTGCTCCTGCGCGAGGTGGCGGGGGAGCGATACCTGCCCATCTGGATCGGTGCGGTCGAGGCGACTGCGATCGCCTTCGCCCAGCAGGGCGTGGTGCCGCCGAGGCCGCTGACCCATGACCTGCTCAAGGATGTGGTCGAGGCGACCGGCAACGAGCTGAGCGAGGTGCAGATCACGACGGTCGAGGACCGCGTCTTCTTCGCCAACCTCGTCTTCGCCTCCGGCATCGAGGTGAGTGCGCGGCCGTCCGACTCGATCGCGCTGGCACTGCGTACGGGCACGAAGATCGTCGTCTCCGACGAGGTGCTCGACGAGGCCGGCCTCTCGGTGCCCGCCGAGCAGGAGGACGAGATCGAGAAGTTCCGTGAGTTCCTCGACGAGATCACCCCGGAGGACTTCGAGTCACACTGA
- a CDS encoding MerR family transcriptional regulator, producing the protein MAAAAMPDPQRPASDSGERLNIGQVLDQLRPDFPTVTIPKIRFLEDKGLIKPERTPAGYRKFSLRDVERLRYVLRMQRDHYLPLKVIGEHLDAIDRGLEPPEIEATVPTVPTVALTPDGAPGAESFRRTDNMRISRRELLKVAEVDDDLLTELERMALVVPLRSGHYDTDALAIARTAKELAEFGIEPRHLRGVKAAADREVGLIEQIVAPLRRPGNAGAQGRAEEIGSEIASLAVRLHATLVKSGLRER; encoded by the coding sequence ATGGCCGCCGCCGCGATGCCCGACCCTCAACGGCCGGCCAGCGACTCGGGGGAGCGGCTCAACATCGGCCAGGTCCTTGACCAGCTGCGTCCCGACTTTCCGACGGTCACCATCCCGAAGATCCGGTTCCTCGAGGACAAGGGCCTGATCAAGCCGGAGCGCACCCCTGCGGGCTACCGCAAGTTCTCCCTGCGTGACGTGGAACGACTGCGCTACGTCCTGCGGATGCAGCGCGACCACTATCTGCCGTTGAAGGTCATCGGCGAGCACCTCGATGCGATCGACCGTGGCCTCGAGCCGCCGGAGATCGAGGCGACGGTGCCCACCGTCCCGACGGTCGCGCTGACCCCCGACGGCGCTCCCGGAGCTGAGTCGTTTCGGCGTACGGACAACATGCGGATCTCGCGGCGCGAGCTCCTCAAGGTGGCCGAGGTCGACGACGACCTGCTCACCGAGCTCGAGCGGATGGCCCTCGTCGTGCCGCTGCGCAGCGGTCATTACGACACCGACGCGCTGGCGATCGCGCGCACGGCAAAAGAGCTGGCCGAATTCGGCATCGAGCCCCGTCATCTGCGTGGCGTGAAGGCCGCGGCAGACCGTGAGGTCGGGCTCATCGAGCAGATCGTGGCGCCGCTGCGCCGCCCGGGAAATGCGGGCGCGCAGGGCAGAGCCGAGGAGATCGGCAGCGAGATCGCGTCTCTCGCGGTGCGCCTGCACGCCACCTTGGTGAAGTCGGGTCTGCGGGAGCGCTGA
- a CDS encoding FHA domain-containing protein — MSVCPACGSQNPDEARFCSQCGVSLTGTEQTSTIQLGADADTSDRLLSPVEAATVEALPRGNGMLVVQRGPGSGSRFLLDKDTVVAGRHPDSDIFLDDVTVSRRHASFARTGDTFEVSDGGSLNGTYVNRDRIEKVVLKDGDEVQVGKFRLVFYAGHESA, encoded by the coding sequence ATGTCCGTGTGCCCCGCCTGCGGCAGCCAGAACCCCGACGAAGCACGGTTCTGCTCGCAGTGTGGCGTAAGCCTGACCGGGACCGAGCAGACCTCGACGATCCAGCTCGGGGCCGACGCCGACACCTCTGACCGGCTGCTCAGCCCTGTCGAGGCTGCCACCGTCGAGGCGTTGCCGCGGGGCAACGGCATGCTTGTCGTGCAGCGTGGTCCCGGCTCCGGCAGCCGGTTCCTGCTCGACAAGGACACCGTGGTCGCCGGCCGTCACCCGGACAGCGACATCTTCCTCGACGACGTCACCGTCTCTCGCCGCCACGCCTCGTTCGCGCGCACCGGTGACACCTTCGAGGTCTCCGACGGAGGCAGCCTCAACGGCACCTACGTCAACCGCGACCGCATCGAGAAGGTCGTCCTCAAGGACGGCGACGAGGTGCAGGTCGGCAAGTTCCGTCTCGTCTTCTACGCCGGACACGAAAGCGCCTAG
- the gcvH gene encoding glycine cleavage system protein GcvH, which produces MYPEDLKYTSEHEWLRNPGETDGSVRVGITSFAQDALGDIVYVSLPAVGDTIKAGESCGELESTKSVSDIYAPISGEVVAANGSLDATPELVNDDPYGGGWLFEVVPADSGEVDGLLDAAAYEASLDA; this is translated from the coding sequence GTGTATCCCGAGGACCTGAAGTACACCAGCGAGCACGAGTGGCTTCGCAACCCCGGCGAGACCGACGGCTCCGTGCGAGTCGGCATCACCAGCTTCGCCCAGGACGCTCTGGGCGACATCGTCTACGTCTCCCTGCCCGCCGTCGGTGACACGATCAAGGCCGGCGAGAGCTGTGGTGAGCTGGAATCGACCAAGTCGGTCAGTGACATCTACGCGCCGATCTCCGGCGAGGTCGTCGCCGCCAACGGATCGCTCGACGCGACCCCGGAGCTCGTCAACGACGACCCCTACGGCGGCGGCTGGCTCTTCGAGGTCGTCCCGGCCGACAGTGGTGAGGTCGACGGCCTCCTCGACGCCGCTGCCTACGAGGCCTCGCTCGACGCGTAG
- a CDS encoding DUF881 domain-containing protein, whose amino-acid sequence MRERKKKAAEVDEEIVAEEPEATAPDDADEPEVATSSAGAADGEELAAEADAGHEADEDAAETVDAADVDEDDSEDAGESDVSETEAADVPAEEGPDEAADEPSVDAGDEADPEVAEAADEPEQVEADEAAVEPSDDAGDEADPELAEATDEPEPVEAEEPHEVDEEPESSAAATEADDSDEDAATDADEPDEGPGESAEAEVTPDDEPDDEPNESASSAATTPDPVSTEAEPTDAEATDAEATDAIDTEPTDEAGLVDEAEPTEEAKPAEEAEAAQPSEPEDDDEPLVGRARLFDALSHFRRGQVAVAVLLCVLGYAAVVQVQTNTEDSTYAGLREQELIDILSGLAGTTQKAQEQIEDLESTRDELEDQTLQQQTALQRAEEQVDTLKVIAGTVPVSGPGITIEIEPGSDPLRLTALLDLIEELRTSGAEAMEIEGADGEAVRLVASSSIEVSQPDPGLDVGGELVSPPYRLHVIGPPDTLSGAIDFYQGPRDQLEDQGADVKVKSREKIDIESTHTVSH is encoded by the coding sequence ATGCGTGAGCGGAAGAAGAAGGCAGCCGAGGTCGACGAAGAGATCGTCGCCGAGGAGCCGGAAGCAACAGCGCCCGACGACGCAGACGAGCCCGAGGTCGCTACGTCCTCGGCTGGTGCGGCTGACGGCGAGGAGCTCGCGGCCGAGGCGGATGCAGGCCACGAGGCCGACGAGGATGCCGCCGAGACGGTCGACGCCGCCGATGTGGACGAAGACGACTCCGAGGACGCGGGGGAGAGCGACGTCTCCGAGACGGAGGCTGCTGACGTGCCCGCTGAGGAGGGCCCGGACGAGGCTGCGGACGAGCCGTCGGTCGACGCCGGCGACGAGGCTGATCCCGAGGTCGCGGAGGCCGCGGATGAACCCGAGCAGGTCGAGGCCGACGAGGCTGCGGTGGAGCCGTCGGACGACGCCGGCGACGAGGCTGATCCAGAGCTGGCGGAGGCCACGGACGAACCCGAGCCGGTCGAGGCCGAAGAGCCTCACGAGGTCGACGAGGAGCCGGAGAGCTCTGCCGCCGCGACCGAGGCCGACGACTCGGACGAGGACGCGGCCACCGATGCGGACGAGCCCGACGAAGGTCCGGGGGAGTCGGCAGAGGCCGAGGTCACCCCGGATGACGAGCCTGACGACGAGCCGAACGAGTCCGCTTCGTCGGCTGCGACAACCCCCGATCCCGTATCCACCGAAGCCGAACCGACCGACGCTGAGGCGACCGACGCTGAGGCAACCGACGCAATCGACACCGAGCCGACCGACGAGGCCGGGCTCGTGGACGAGGCCGAGCCCACCGAGGAAGCCAAGCCGGCAGAAGAGGCAGAAGCAGCCCAGCCGTCGGAGCCTGAGGACGACGACGAGCCGTTGGTCGGCCGTGCTCGCCTCTTCGACGCCCTATCGCACTTCCGGCGCGGACAGGTGGCCGTGGCGGTGCTGCTGTGCGTGCTCGGGTACGCCGCGGTCGTGCAGGTCCAGACGAACACCGAGGACTCGACGTACGCAGGTCTGCGCGAGCAGGAGCTGATCGACATCCTCTCCGGCCTCGCCGGCACGACCCAGAAGGCCCAGGAGCAGATCGAGGATCTGGAGAGCACGCGCGACGAGCTCGAGGACCAGACCCTGCAGCAGCAGACCGCTCTCCAGCGCGCCGAGGAGCAGGTCGACACCCTCAAGGTGATCGCAGGGACGGTCCCGGTCAGCGGCCCGGGCATCACGATCGAGATCGAGCCCGGCAGCGACCCGCTGCGCCTGACCGCACTGCTCGACCTCATCGAGGAGCTGCGTACGAGCGGTGCCGAGGCGATGGAGATCGAGGGTGCCGACGGCGAGGCCGTCCGCCTGGTCGCCTCGTCCTCGATCGAGGTGAGCCAGCCCGACCCCGGTCTCGACGTCGGTGGCGAGCTGGTCAGTCCGCCGTACCGCCTCCATGTCATCGGGCCGCCCGACACGCTGTCCGGTGCCATCGACTTCTACCAGGGCCCGCGGGACCAGCTCGAGGACCAGGGAGCCGACGTCAAGGTGAAGTCGCGCGAGAAGATCGACATCGAGTCGACCCACACCGTGTCCCACTGA
- a CDS encoding small basic family protein — MIAVIGLVIGIVLGLFFQPEVPVGLAPYLPIAVVAALDAVFGALRAFMDGIFDDKVFVVSFISNVFIAAGIVYLGDRLGVGGQLSTGVIVVLGIRIFTNVAAIRRHIFHA; from the coding sequence ATGATCGCCGTCATCGGCCTAGTGATCGGCATCGTGCTGGGACTGTTCTTCCAGCCCGAGGTGCCCGTCGGCCTCGCGCCTTATCTCCCGATCGCCGTCGTTGCGGCGCTGGACGCGGTCTTCGGAGCGTTGCGCGCGTTCATGGACGGCATCTTCGACGACAAGGTCTTCGTCGTCTCCTTCATCAGCAACGTCTTCATCGCCGCCGGCATCGTCTACCTCGGTGACCGTCTCGGCGTCGGCGGCCAGCTCTCGACCGGCGTCATCGTCGTGCTCGGCATCCGTATCTTCACCAACGTCGCAGCCATCCGGAGGCACATCTTCCATGCGTGA
- a CDS encoding DUF881 domain-containing protein yields the protein MPDRLPASDDLRAYVTKPLLDRITDQSIDSDYKAAAHRRDPAGEEPVRRRRPGFRAMVVVGLFALLATTAAVQTSRNEDVRQTSRQVLIDRIEQRQAGIADLHREISELRDDTQKREAALSSLDERAERTSANAAATGERTGFAPVTGSGIRITIDNASDGSEGGTVRDYDLAVIVNGLWEAGASAVSVDGQRVTPRSGVITSGSTLRMNDVSLSPPYEVSAIGDTRTLSARFAETISGVMIHTTTQEYGMPYDVENIDRLTLPAAPPDLLELTYLDAKGDERSKKPTDNTEGDREE from the coding sequence GTGCCTGACCGGCTCCCTGCCTCTGACGACCTGCGCGCCTACGTCACCAAGCCGCTCCTGGACCGCATCACCGACCAGTCGATCGACTCCGACTACAAGGCCGCTGCGCATCGCCGCGACCCTGCCGGCGAGGAGCCCGTCCGCCGGCGTCGCCCCGGCTTTCGCGCGATGGTGGTCGTGGGCCTGTTCGCGCTGCTCGCCACGACCGCGGCCGTGCAGACCTCGCGCAACGAGGACGTACGCCAGACGAGCCGGCAGGTGCTGATCGACCGCATCGAGCAGCGCCAGGCCGGCATCGCCGATCTCCACCGGGAGATCTCCGAGCTCCGCGACGACACCCAGAAGCGTGAGGCGGCGCTGAGCTCGCTCGACGAGCGGGCAGAGCGCACCTCGGCCAACGCCGCCGCGACCGGCGAGCGCACCGGGTTCGCCCCGGTGACCGGATCGGGCATCAGGATCACGATCGACAACGCCTCCGACGGCAGCGAAGGCGGCACCGTGCGTGACTACGACCTCGCCGTGATCGTCAACGGTCTGTGGGAGGCCGGCGCCAGCGCGGTCTCCGTCGACGGGCAGCGGGTGACCCCGCGAAGCGGTGTGATCACCTCCGGGTCGACGCTGCGGATGAACGACGTCTCGCTCTCGCCGCCCTACGAGGTGTCGGCGATCGGCGACACGCGTACGCTGTCGGCACGCTTCGCGGAGACGATCTCCGGCGTGATGATCCACACCACCACGCAGGAGTACGGGATGCCCTACGACGTGGAGAACATCGACCGGCTCACCCTCCCTGCCGCACCACCTGATCTGCTGGAGCTGACCTACCTCGACGCCAAGGGCGACGAGCGCTCCAAGAAGCCCACTGACAACACCGAAGGGGACCGCGAAGAATGA
- a CDS encoding CDP-alcohol phosphatidyltransferase family protein has translation MPRLVTEESLQMPNRRSGDPRLQQGRGSSQRPLGSAGRTQPVLGKLLSILRLLYAPVVLWAVMIAEDDVIALAAFGLAVVTDLLDSWLRRKQLDRSRSAEILDVAANNVLILAATFALWQVEVIPWLIALLVPLRLVALLGLVPLLRSRGVRTLPVHLLGKVGAFFLLASFPLLYISHDIPAVLDLGLEPSVKLQLAQAFGWALALWGIVLLWWSLVLYAQEVRRLMATTPPLEKKGGSTRA, from the coding sequence GTGCCGCGTCTGGTGACCGAGGAGAGCCTGCAGATGCCCAACCGTCGATCCGGTGATCCCCGCCTGCAACAGGGCCGGGGATCGTCGCAGCGACCGCTGGGTTCGGCGGGCCGAACCCAGCCGGTGCTCGGCAAGCTGCTGAGCATCCTGCGCCTCCTCTACGCGCCGGTCGTGCTGTGGGCGGTGATGATCGCCGAGGACGACGTGATCGCGCTGGCGGCGTTCGGGCTGGCGGTGGTCACCGACCTGCTCGACAGCTGGCTGAGGCGCAAGCAGCTGGACCGATCTCGCTCGGCAGAGATCCTCGACGTCGCCGCCAACAACGTCTTGATCCTGGCGGCGACGTTCGCGCTGTGGCAGGTCGAGGTGATCCCGTGGCTGATCGCGCTGCTGGTGCCGTTGCGGCTCGTCGCCCTGCTCGGGCTCGTGCCGCTGCTGCGCAGCCGCGGGGTGCGTACGCTGCCGGTGCATCTGCTGGGCAAGGTGGGTGCCTTCTTCCTGCTGGCCTCGTTCCCGCTGCTCTACATCAGCCATGACATCCCGGCGGTCCTCGACCTGGGTCTGGAGCCGAGCGTGAAGCTCCAGCTGGCGCAGGCGTTCGGCTGGGCGCTCGCTCTGTGGGGGATCGTGCTGCTGTGGTGGAGCCTCGTGCTCTATGCCCAGGAGGTGCGCCGTCTGATGGCCACGACACCGCCGCTGGAGAAGAAGGGTGGCTCGACACGTGCCTGA
- a CDS encoding hemolysin family protein, with the protein MSTTMGLVLGLVLLLGNGFFVGSEFALVSARRSQIEPAAQSGSQLAKITLRAMENISLMMAGAQLGITVCSVLLLAITEPALAHLLEPGFDVVGLPEAFHHPVAFVIAMLVVTFLHVVIGEMVPKNIALAGPDKAALVLGPAIYAVVYVLRPLIVAFNYVANVCVRALGIEPKDEVSSAFTRAEVAAMVEESRGEGLLEEDEYGRLAGALGFTEKTVAKVTIPIDSWTIVPRGASSADIEAVCATTGYSRFPVADEGGEVVGYLHIKDVLEPDDVRRRQPVQNKWIRPFATVTPDDALHEALETLQRRGAHLARVVDHDGSTIGLATLEDVIEELVGEIRDAAHADDVQTTE; encoded by the coding sequence ATGAGCACGACGATGGGTCTGGTGCTCGGCCTGGTGCTGCTGCTCGGCAACGGCTTCTTCGTGGGTTCCGAGTTCGCACTGGTCTCGGCCCGACGCAGCCAGATCGAGCCGGCCGCACAGTCCGGGTCGCAGCTGGCGAAGATCACCCTGCGGGCGATGGAGAACATCAGCCTGATGATGGCCGGTGCCCAGCTGGGCATCACGGTGTGCTCGGTGCTGCTGCTGGCGATCACCGAGCCGGCGCTCGCGCACCTGCTCGAGCCCGGGTTCGACGTGGTCGGCCTGCCCGAGGCGTTCCATCACCCGGTCGCGTTCGTGATCGCCATGCTCGTGGTCACCTTCCTGCACGTGGTGATCGGTGAGATGGTGCCGAAGAACATCGCTCTGGCCGGCCCCGACAAGGCCGCCCTGGTGCTGGGCCCGGCGATCTACGCGGTCGTCTACGTGCTGCGCCCGCTGATCGTCGCATTCAACTACGTCGCCAACGTGTGCGTGCGTGCGCTCGGGATCGAGCCGAAGGACGAGGTGAGCTCCGCGTTCACCCGCGCCGAGGTGGCGGCGATGGTCGAGGAGTCACGCGGCGAGGGCCTGCTCGAGGAGGACGAGTACGGCCGCCTGGCCGGCGCGCTCGGCTTCACCGAGAAGACGGTCGCCAAGGTGACCATCCCGATCGACAGCTGGACGATCGTGCCGCGGGGCGCCTCCAGCGCCGACATCGAGGCGGTCTGCGCCACCACGGGCTACAGCCGCTTCCCGGTCGCCGACGAGGGCGGTGAGGTGGTCGGATACCTGCACATCAAGGACGTGCTCGAGCCCGACGACGTACGCCGCAGGCAGCCGGTGCAGAACAAGTGGATCCGGCCGTTCGCGACGGTCACGCCCGACGACGCCCTCCACGAGGCGCTCGAGACGCTGCAGCGTCGCGGAGCGCATCTGGCCAGGGTGGTCGACCACGACGGCAGCACCATCGGGCTGGCAACCTTGGAGGATGTCATCGAGGAGCTGGTCGGCGAGATCCGCGACGCAGCCCACGCCGACGACGTCCAGACTACCGAGTGA